In a single window of the Niabella ginsenosidivorans genome:
- a CDS encoding LytR/AlgR family response regulator transcription factor, with translation MRTIVIDDERLARTELKKLLQEFPEIEVVDEASNAEEGIRKINSQQPDLIFLDIQMPGKSGFEMLQELEYTPLVIFTTAYDEYALKAFEVSALDYLLKPVDNKRLEDAIKKLNIPEQEEESTSFVNQGLLTEDSHVFVKDGDRCWFVKLSDIRLFESVGNYAKVFFGNNKPLILKSLNALEERLDPKSFFRANRKHIVNLRMIEKIEPYFNNGLLIELKDGEKIEVSRRQAVKFKEMMSF, from the coding sequence ATGCGCACTATTGTAATTGATGATGAAAGGCTGGCCCGTACAGAGTTAAAGAAATTGTTACAGGAATTTCCTGAAATAGAAGTGGTGGATGAGGCCAGTAATGCCGAGGAGGGCATACGGAAGATCAACAGCCAGCAGCCGGACCTGATCTTCCTGGACATTCAGATGCCCGGAAAGTCTGGTTTTGAAATGTTGCAGGAGCTGGAATATACCCCTTTGGTGATCTTTACCACCGCCTATGATGAGTATGCGTTAAAAGCATTTGAAGTAAGTGCACTGGATTACCTGCTAAAACCGGTAGACAATAAACGGCTGGAAGATGCAATTAAAAAACTGAACATACCGGAACAGGAAGAGGAAAGCACTTCTTTTGTGAACCAGGGCCTGCTTACGGAAGACAGTCACGTGTTTGTAAAGGACGGCGATCGTTGCTGGTTTGTGAAATTAAGCGATATACGGCTTTTTGAAAGCGTGGGCAATTATGCCAAAGTATTTTTCGGTAATAATAAACCGCTGATCTTAAAATCGCTGAACGCCTTAGAAGAACGCCTCGACCCGAAATCCTTTTTCCGGGCCAACCGCAAACATATTGTGAACCTGCGCATGATCGAAAAAATCGAGCCTTATTTCAATAATGGCTTGCTGATCGAATTAAAGGATGGGGAAAAAATTGAGGTCAGCCGGAGGCAGGCCGTAAAGTTCAAAGAAATGATGAGCTTTTAG
- a CDS encoding geranylgeranylglyceryl/heptaprenylglyceryl phosphate synthase, producing the protein MKLKIYNGLVEKKKNAQKSFAVLIDPDSVLPSSLNSLVDLAEKAKADYFFVGGSLVLSTHLDEVIQQIKAITDIPVVLFPGSPSQVSRYADALLYLSLISGRNPELLIGQHVVSAPFVKKSGLEVIPTGYIVVDGGAPTTVSYISNAAPVPADKNDIALCTAMAGEMLGMKLIYMDAGSGAKNPITESMISAVAENVEVPVIVGGGITDPEKAYLNCKAGADVIVVGNAIEKDSSLITELSNAVHSSRAAKV; encoded by the coding sequence ATGAAGCTAAAAATTTATAATGGCTTAGTTGAAAAGAAAAAGAATGCCCAAAAGTCATTTGCGGTACTGATTGATCCTGATTCTGTTTTGCCTTCTTCATTGAACAGCCTGGTGGATCTGGCTGAAAAAGCAAAGGCAGATTATTTTTTTGTTGGGGGAAGCCTTGTGCTGTCTACCCACCTGGATGAGGTCATTCAGCAGATAAAAGCGATAACAGACATCCCGGTGGTGCTGTTTCCCGGCAGCCCGTCCCAGGTTAGCAGGTACGCGGATGCGCTTTTATATTTATCCCTCATCTCCGGCAGGAACCCGGAACTGCTGATCGGTCAGCATGTTGTTTCTGCTCCCTTTGTGAAAAAAAGCGGGTTGGAAGTGATCCCTACCGGTTATATTGTTGTTGACGGTGGAGCCCCCACTACTGTTTCCTATATCAGCAATGCGGCACCGGTGCCTGCCGATAAGAATGATATTGCCCTTTGCACGGCCATGGCCGGTGAAATGCTGGGTATGAAACTGATTTATATGGATGCCGGCAGCGGGGCAAAAAACCCCATTACAGAGTCTATGATCAGCGCTGTTGCCGAGAACGTGGAAGTGCCGGTCATTGTTGGTGGAGGAATTACAGATCCGGAAAAGGCCTATTTAAACTGTAAGGCGGGCGCGGATGTGATCGTTGTTGGCAACGCTATTGAAAAAGATAGTTCTCTTATTACAGAGCTTAGCAATGCGGTGCATTCTTCCAGGGCAGCGAAGGTTTAG
- a CDS encoding PQQ-dependent sugar dehydrogenase, whose amino-acid sequence MKLMIYTLAGLFLSNCLYAQSAEESVVKTKIGSVALPAPNQAASKTKFSKVIGWPGDKTPVAPEGFKVNRFAEGMKSPRNIILTPDGDVLVALSNSQRTKKEVQQNERSGKAGSEVPGKSVNEILLLRDADKDGVAETRTLFLSGLNQPFGMLIRGNRFFVANTDGVWVYPYKRGDTVIRGEGKKIIDLPAGGYNNHWTRNLILDPVKNKLYVSVGSGSNAAEHGIGNEKRRANILELNPDGTGERIYGAGLRNPVGLAWAPGTHTLWTAVNERDNLGDDLVPDYITSVKPGGFYGWPWYYFGQHEDPRLAGQRPDLKNKVLIPDVPMGAHTASLGLLFYTGSQFPAKYRGGAFVGQHGSWNRSEFSGYRVAFVPFKNGQPAGPPEDFLTGFVVDKESRNVYGRPVMPLQLPDGSLLVTDDVSGIIWRVSAR is encoded by the coding sequence ATGAAATTAATGATATACACCCTGGCCGGTCTTTTCCTCTCAAATTGCCTGTATGCGCAGTCCGCTGAAGAAAGTGTTGTCAAAACAAAAATAGGCAGTGTTGCGCTGCCGGCTCCCAATCAGGCTGCATCTAAAACGAAGTTCAGTAAAGTGATCGGCTGGCCCGGAGACAAAACCCCGGTAGCGCCGGAAGGGTTTAAGGTGAACCGTTTTGCAGAGGGTATGAAGAGCCCCCGGAACATCATTCTTACACCCGACGGAGATGTGCTGGTAGCGCTTTCCAATTCCCAGCGAACAAAAAAAGAAGTGCAGCAAAATGAACGATCGGGGAAGGCCGGATCTGAGGTGCCGGGTAAAAGTGTGAATGAGATCCTGCTTTTGCGGGATGCAGATAAGGATGGCGTTGCAGAAACCAGAACGCTTTTTCTTTCGGGGCTGAACCAGCCTTTCGGAATGCTGATCCGCGGCAACCGGTTTTTTGTGGCCAATACAGATGGCGTTTGGGTATATCCCTATAAGAGGGGAGACACGGTCATCAGGGGAGAAGGAAAAAAGATCATTGACCTGCCGGCAGGCGGGTATAACAATCACTGGACGCGCAACCTGATTCTAGACCCTGTAAAGAACAAACTGTATGTTTCTGTGGGTTCCGGAAGCAATGCGGCAGAGCATGGGATCGGCAATGAAAAAAGAAGGGCAAATATCCTGGAGTTAAACCCCGATGGAACAGGAGAGCGCATTTACGGAGCCGGGCTCCGCAACCCTGTTGGGCTGGCCTGGGCGCCGGGCACGCATACGTTATGGACCGCCGTAAATGAAAGGGACAACCTGGGCGATGACCTGGTGCCCGACTATATCACCAGTGTAAAACCCGGAGGTTTCTATGGCTGGCCCTGGTATTATTTTGGCCAGCATGAAGATCCGCGCCTGGCAGGCCAGCGGCCGGATCTGAAAAATAAAGTTTTAATACCGGATGTGCCGATGGGTGCGCATACAGCCTCATTAGGCTTGCTGTTTTATACCGGCAGCCAATTTCCCGCAAAATACCGGGGAGGTGCCTTTGTAGGCCAGCACGGCTCCTGGAACCGGTCTGAATTTTCCGGTTACAGGGTGGCCTTTGTTCCCTTTAAGAACGGACAACCGGCAGGGCCTCCGGAAGACTTTTTAACCGGGTTTGTTGTGGATAAGGAAAGCCGGAATGTTTACGGGCGCCCCGTAATGCCCCTGCAACTGCCGGATGGTTCCTTACTGGTAACAGATGATGTCAGCGGCATCATCTGGAGGGTCAGCGCACGATAA
- a CDS encoding LOG family protein, whose protein sequence is MPIKALAVFCGSKEGRDPLFTEHTRQLGVIMSRHNIQLVYGGGNVGQMGVIADAVLGGGGEATGVIPQLLVDRERSHKGLTQLEIVPDMHTRKKRMYELCDAAVILPGGYGTLDEFFEMITWNNLAIHDKMIFVLNTNGFYTHLLMHIQKMYEAGFLYEDPSLKIKVLNEPEDILCFSALVQ, encoded by the coding sequence ATGCCAATAAAAGCATTAGCGGTTTTTTGCGGGTCAAAAGAAGGAAGGGATCCGTTATTTACAGAACATACCCGGCAACTGGGTGTCATCATGAGCCGGCACAACATCCAGCTGGTGTATGGTGGCGGAAATGTAGGCCAGATGGGGGTTATAGCAGATGCGGTGCTGGGCGGCGGCGGCGAAGCAACCGGGGTGATTCCGCAACTGCTGGTAGACAGGGAACGCTCACACAAAGGATTGACGCAACTGGAAATTGTTCCGGATATGCACACGCGCAAAAAAAGGATGTATGAGCTGTGCGACGCCGCGGTGATCTTACCTGGTGGTTATGGAACACTGGACGAGTTTTTTGAAATGATCACCTGGAATAATTTAGCGATCCATGATAAGATGATCTTTGTTTTAAACACGAATGGCTTTTATACGCATTTATTAATGCACATCCAAAAAATGTACGAGGCCGGTTTTTTATATGAAGATCCTTCCCTGAAGATCAAAGTGCTGAATGAGCCAGAGGATATTCTTTGCTTCTCAGCGCTTGTTCAATAA
- a CDS encoding type II toxin-antitoxin system Phd/YefM family antitoxin yields METMSVGDFKTHFSEVLKKVMAGKEIGIAYGKKKEIVAKLVPRTQSQQKRKIGILEGKARVTFARNAKLSEAEFIGL; encoded by the coding sequence ATGGAAACTATGAGCGTCGGAGATTTTAAAACGCATTTTTCAGAAGTGCTGAAAAAAGTAATGGCCGGAAAAGAAATTGGCATTGCGTACGGTAAGAAAAAGGAAATTGTTGCCAAACTGGTACCCAGGACCCAATCACAACAAAAAAGAAAGATCGGGATCCTGGAAGGAAAAGCCAGGGTTACATTTGCGAGGAATGCAAAGCTGTCTGAAGCTGAATTTATAGGCTTATGA
- a CDS encoding type II toxin-antitoxin system VapC family toxin, with protein MTYLLDTHYVLWAIAETKKIPARVKMVLTDPENTILVSAVSFWEIALKSRLGKLTLNGFQPQDTPLLCEQMGFECIPLAAAVSSSYHQLAGDHHKDPFDRMLIWQAISNNYILISSDKAVKKYANAGLSVL; from the coding sequence ATGACGTATTTGCTGGATACTCATTACGTACTTTGGGCAATTGCCGAAACAAAAAAGATACCCGCACGGGTTAAAATGGTACTGACAGATCCTGAAAATACAATTCTGGTAAGCGCCGTCAGTTTCTGGGAAATAGCGCTGAAGTCCAGGTTGGGAAAATTAACCCTGAACGGGTTTCAGCCACAAGATACTCCCTTACTTTGTGAGCAAATGGGTTTTGAATGTATTCCATTAGCTGCGGCTGTTAGCAGCAGCTATCATCAGCTGGCAGGAGATCATCACAAAGATCCGTTTGACCGCATGCTGATATGGCAGGCGATCAGCAACAATTATATTTTAATAAGCTCTGATAAAGCAGTAAAAAAATACGCTAATGCAGGGCTGAGTGTTTTATGA